tgtaggatcataagaatgtcGTACGTCTTTTCAGGCGGCAATCTTTTTATGCGAAAATGTCCTTGTGGGATCTAAAGGATGAATGTGAACGAGTCAAGGAGATTATTGAAAACTGTGCTTTGTATGCCATTGTGAGCTCTGTGATTGCATATGACAAGGTTGCAATATCAAGTTTCAGTGAGAGGTTTTACGGAGAAACCCATACCTTCCAATtcccttttggagagatggcatTGACACCCGATGATGCAGATCAGATATTAGGGCTGCCGTTCGAAGGAAAATCCACCAATGACAAGTTCAAGAAAAGGCTTAGTTGGGAAGAAATTTATGGATTCACCGAGAGATTGTTTGGCTGGGATCAAAGAGACCACATATGACCTTTTTGTGAAGGGAAAGAAATAcccgaagaaagagttcaaactcATTCATATTAGGGAGATGTTTGCTGGAACACTAATCAGAGAGAAAGTTGAAGGTCTCTCCGATATGCAATGTCGTTATGCGGCGTCTGGGTATTTTTTGTACACACTTGGGTCGGTTATATTTCCCGACAGTAAAGGTAACCGGGTGAGTGTCAACCTTCTTCAACCTTTGGATCCTTTGGAAGATGTCAACAACTACTCTTGGGGGACTGCCATGGTAGCACATTTGAATTGTCAGTTATCAACTGCATCTCGGGAACGATGTTCTCAAATTCATGGGAATACGGCTCTACTTTAGGTAATTGGATTGAACAAAGTTGTCTACTTTATTTATGTTTATTTATTCTTTGAATATTTTTATACATATcatattgttttattttattttatttggtgtCAATATATGTGTGGATTTACGATCGTTTCCCTTCATTGATCAAAGATAATTCCGACGTCAAAATCAACCCAAAATGGAACAAAACTAAACCAAGAGGGACTCGATACTTGTACACTGCTGTCAGGATAAGGAACAAAAGGATGCTTTGTTAGATATGCGCCAAAAATTGGATAACATCACAGCTGAAGAGGTAATCTTTGATCCTTATAAGAACGATCGAGTGAGCGCAATGGAAGATGTTGTGTAATACACTGGCCATCTGTTTTACCCTTACGACTTTTCAATATATAATCCGATGAGAATCACGTGTCATCTTGGGTATATTCAAGATTCACCCGTACCGGATTATGAACCGTAATTCAAGCACAAGTTAGACAAATGTGAGTCTGACGACTCGGAATTAGTGGTTGTCTACGAACCTGAACCTAAGACCAAGCATTGGGATGATATGCATAAGCATGATAGCAAGATAGACGTCTCTTTTTGGGAGCATGTGAATGAAGGTCACGAGTCCACAGAAGATTACTTGGAATGGTATGAACGCTTCTCTCACCCTCGGGTCATCCGGATAGATCCTCCTGGCACTCGAAGGAGAAACAAGGAATCTTCATCGGCTTCTACATCTGATACCAGAGATGATTCCACCATTCTTAAGCTTGTGGTAAGtatttatttttggtattgtGTTATTCATAAACATACAAATATAAGTTATTTAATAAGAATTGGTATTTGAATGCAAATAAAGGGAACGAATGAAGATTTTTATCAAGGAATTTTTTTGTTCGGACGACAAAGGAGAAGTGATAGAACCTGAGCGACATCGTAAGTACGCTGATTATTGCAGTCACATTGAAAATCCACAAGCAAAGAAAATGTTCGCTGAATTGGAAAAGCAAAGTAAGAGGCTCAGGAAAACCCGAGAACAAATGAATCAACAACGTGCTCAACAGGGTGAAGCAAGCCAAGGTGGAGGAAGCCAAGGTGAGGAAAACCCGGAGGAAGGAGAAGATGTTGATTCCCTAAGAGCTAGTGAAAGTCAAAGCCGTCGTAAGAGAATCCGGACATAAACTGGTGAAGGAATTCAGGGAAGTCAGGGAGGCCGAGGTGGAAGTCGAAACCGAGGTGGAGGTCGAGGCCGAGGTAGAGGTCGTATGCTTGAGTGAGGAGATGTTCTTATAATGTAGTCATGGAAGACCTTTAGTTATTGTAGACTTGAACTTAAGTTTGTTTGTTCGATTATTGTTTGATACAACTATCTACTGCTTGTTAAACTCCGTTTGTTAACACACTACCACTTTATTTTATATgttagtagttttttttttttaaattagtgTTAATGTTTTCAAATAATAAGACTTAAACAAATGATCCACCATAGGTTTCGTCATCTTTTTATACTGTAGGATGACGACTGTTAACCAATTAGTTGAAACATATCAAGAGTCGTCATAAGTTTCGTATAAAATACTAACGTCCCTTACTAAAAATTATCCAGAATCTGCATTTGTTTTTTAACAATAGAGTCGTCACTACTTATATAGAAATCAGTGACGATACTATTGAACCAAAACATCCAGAAGATCAAACAAATATTACTCTCTTAGAATCGTTATGATATCGATATAACAGATTAACGACCCTTAGAGAAATTAAAACAGAAAACTCGGTTTATTTTCGTAGCTAGAGTCGTTATTAGTTAAACGCAAAGCAGTGACAATCCTAAGTtacaaaaacatccaggagatgaACCAAATTTTCTATTGTAGAGTCGTTAAGTTGAACATATACAAAAGTAACGACTCTATCTGTGTATTAAATCATGGGAATACCACTTTTAGGCATATAGAGTCGTTTCAGTTTATATGGTAATAATTGACGACCCTGAGTTACACAAACATCCATGAGAGAACCAAATTTCCAATTGTAGAGTCGTTAAGTTTATCATGTAGCTACTTAACGACTCCATCCTCGAGTCGTCAGTAGTGTTCTTATTAAAATGACGCGACTCTTTAAGAGAGAAACGTTATCTGTTAATATTATGGACATAGTCGTTATTAGGTATATTATATAGGTGGACGACCCATTTTTGAAACTATAATATTGGAACGAGAATGGACTTTGATttgataaataaaataacattacATTAATATCGTATTACATAAGAGTTAATATGGGTATTCTAGAATTTGACATATCAAATGTTCGTCGATGAACCTCCTAACACGTTGGTACAACGtggtatattctttgtggtgaatgaacttagtttccccgttacgaattctccatagcccatTGAAGCGTTCCAACTGAAATTCAACGAATTCTTAAGCTTTAGTATGCTAAATTTTAACGATGCGAACTTTTAACAATGAATATTATCGTCTTACTTActtttccctaagaggagcttgtggatgatgttTTTATACCATATTCCTAACTTTAGCATACTCTCGCATTGAACTTTTCATGTAGTTGAATCGAAAAGCCAAGTCTCCCCACATGCGGTTATTGGGATTCCCGGTTCGCCCATTAAAGAACTATTtcactctcttccaaaacatgtaATAAATTTCATTCTGACGTTCACGAAACGTATCAGCAAATgatttaacgagacacaaatcttcatacGGTTTCCATTCCGCCACTACCACTAAAATTTTAAGTATTTTGGTAGAAAATGTAATGATTTGGGCAATTTTCTCAAGAGGAGTGGGTGTGTATTTTATAGAAGGGGTAGTTCAACGGTCGGATTTTTTTAAATCCACAACAAGCTTGTTGGATAAAAAGAAACACCATTTACTCAATACATCAAGTCTAACATAAATGTTACTCAACAAATTACATGTTATTACGTGATTAAATCACCACTGCGGCTTCGATGTGATAAAATGACTCCCCTCTCCATTTGGTATATGCAATCTGGGCCGCACGCCTATCCCATTTGTGTCtcgcgagaaactcgttgtacttGGTGCCCAATCTCATAACGTGAATCGTCCTATCACGAATGTGTGACGGCTCATAATCATAGCGTAGTTTCTTGTTGTAATTAACGAAAGGACTCCAACCAACTTGACTCCAAAATATACTCTCATGttgatgttcttcgggaagatCCTTGATGATGTAATAATTTTTAACCCATTCCGTCTCTTCGTCGACTTGCTTGAATATTTCTCGGAGATGGGCTTGTTCTTTGCCTCGTTTTGTGGCCTCgagcatctcttcttcttccttcgtaGGATACGGCGTGTAAGTTTATGGTTTTTTAGTAGGTCACATGCTTCTTTTGCGTATCTTTTCTTCCATTGCCAATATCGATTTGGTTGGtcgcttgcatcttctaagtatgttttcaattgaattggtaGTTGATGATGGACCTGACATTGAAAAAATGATTTACTTTGATTGTTTTCGGTTGTATTTCCTACCTCGTGATCGATTCTTTATATACAAAATATCCCAACGGCTCAATTTTTTGGGAAAAGTGTATTCATAAATAGTCGTTGAGGACAAAAAAAATCGAAGAGTCGTTACATTATATTATATCCCATTAACGACCCCAAATgacaaaaacatccaggagtGTAACTTACACGGACCATTAGAGTCGTCATGGTATTTGGGTTCCAACAATAACGAATCTTAGTGAGAAAATAAAGGGTGGTTTAGGTCGTTAATTGTATAATTAAATAGTTGACGACCCTAAGTGAAAAGAACATCCAAGAGATGAACTTATGTGGACCCTTATAGTCGTTAGTTATTTGTGTCTCAACAATAACGACCCTTGATAAGAATATAATTGGTAGTTTGGGGTCGTTAATTCTATGATTAAAACGAGGACGACCCTAGGTgacaaaaacatccaggagatgaGCTTATATAGACCCTTAGGGTCGTTAATATTTATGGGTATCCATAGTAACGACTCTAACTGAAAATATAATACCAAGTTTGGGTCGTTATTCGTTTGATTAAATAGTCAACGACCTTAAGTGACAAAAACATACAGGAGATGAACTTATATGGACCCTTAGAGTCGTTACATTTTATTGGTATCGGGTGTAACGACTCCAACTGAATTGATAATGGCAGGTTTGGGTCGTTACGCGTTAGCCGTTAAAAGTTAACGACGGTTggtcaaaaaacaaaaacataacacCGAAACACATTTGTGGGGAAAGATAAATGACATTGTATTCACTAAGCATTCTTCAAAATAGAAACGTACATGTTTTAGATAAAACCATCATCCAAAAGTATGCTTCAAaatacaaagttcaaaataaacatgttcaaaccaTTAAACACTCCTCCATTCTTTCATTTCATCA
This portion of the Papaver somniferum cultivar HN1 chromosome 11, ASM357369v1, whole genome shotgun sequence genome encodes:
- the LOC113322034 gene encoding uncharacterized protein LOC113322034, whose protein sequence is MIPPFLSLWERMKIFIKEFFCSDDKGEVIEPERHRKYADYCSHIENPQAKKMFAELEKQSKRLRKTREQMNQQRAQQGEASQGGGSQGEENPEEGEDVDSLRASESQSRRKRIRT